Below is a genomic region from Candidatus Diapherotrites archaeon.
GTACAACTGCTTCAACGGCTCTATGACAATGCCTTTCGCAATCATTTCCTCTATGACCGGAACGCGGTTGTGGTGCGTCTTGATTTTAGAGGCAAACTTTGTTCCGGCAGTCTCAATCGTGTCAGGATAAATAGTTCCCTGGCACAAAACCCACTGCTCATGGTTCAATCCGAGCTTTTCAATTTCCGCCTGCATTATTTCAACAAACAGGTTGCCTATGATTTTTCGCTTTTCCTCCGGGTCGAAAACGCCCTTAAGCGCCGCGAAAAACCTTTTCGACGCGTCAACGGTTGTAACATCGCACAATCCGAGCTTTTTGAACGCCTTTTTCACGCTTTTCGATTCATTCCTGCGCATGAAGCCCGTGTCAACGTGCAAGGCAAAAACCCTGTCACGCGGCAGGGCCTTACTCACCAAAGCCAATGCAACAGTGCTGTCGACTCCGCCGGAAACAAGGCTGAAAACCTTCCTGTCGCCGACAGCCCTGACAATCTCGATTATCTCCCTTGAAAGATAATTTTCCATTGTCCAGTTTGCATCGCAGCCGCACACGTCAAAAACAAAATTCTTGAGAATCTGCATGCCGTTCTCAGTATGCGTGACTTCAGGATGAAACTGCAAACCGAAAAATTTCCTGCCTGCATCAGCAACCGCCGCGGCTTCACAGTCGTCGGTGCTGCCAATCACTTCAAACCCTTCCGGCAGTTTCTCGACAGTGTCGCCGTGCGACATCCACACCTTTTCATTGCCCTGCAACAAGTGGAACAGCCCTTCGGATTTTTTGACGTGCAGGAAAGCCGAGCCGTACTCCTTTGTCTTTCCGGCAGAAACCGTTCCGCCAAGCGCCTGTGCCATTAATTGGTGGCCATAACAAATGCCCAGCACCGGCTTGCCCAGTCCGAGAATCTTCCTGTTGAACGGCGGAGCATTCCTGTCGTAAACCGAGTTCGGCCCGCCGGACAAAATTATCCCGCAGCAGTTTTCAAGCTCTTTTTCGGAAACAGTCGGCTCCTTTATCTCCGAAAAAACGTTCATTTCGCGGACGCGCCTTGCAATCAGATGCGCGTACTGCGCGCCGAAGTCGATTACAACTATGCCCTTCTGTTCCTGCATAAACTCAGATAACATCAAAAACCTTTAAACACGAACACAACACCAAAAACCGCACGAACGCCTTGAATGCAAAAGAGAAAAAGAGTGTTTCCCGAAACCGCGGAAATTATGTCCAATCCCAAAACATATTTAAAAAGTTGCAGGCAAAAACCTTGAAAGTGTTGGGAGTTGAAGGGGCGAGTCATACCGCTTGCGGTTCCCTGGCTTGCCCTCTCATTTTTATCCTGAGCCGCTTTCGTCCGGCTCGCCGTCTCGTCCGGCGGGTACGTTTTGTGGTGTTCGCGCCGTTGCGGAACACCACGCATGCTTTGCGGGGTTTGCAAGGGGTGCAACCCCTGCGTTTTATCCGGCTGGTTCGAAACCAAGGCGGCCTGCTGTTGCAAGCCGCCGAGTGAGTCAGTACTCCTGACCCTCCCCCGAAATTCCTGATTTTTTCCCACAAAAACCATTAAAAAACTCCCTGACCAAGAATAGTTCAAGGCACCGGAATCAAAGTGCCAAAAAGCCACCATCAAATTGCGGGGGTGGCGGAGCGGTCTAACGCGCCAGCCTTGAGAAACCTTTTTCTTTCTTGAGAAGAAAGAAAAAGCTTCAATGCAAAATCAAAGATTTTGCATGCATCAAAAATTTGATTTTTGATGTACCAAAAAGAAAGAACCGTTCTTTGTTTCAGGCAAGCTGGTATCCGAAAGGATGCGCGAGTTCGAATCTCGTCCCCCGCGAGCACGCAGTTTCGGCTGCGTGGAGCGAAACTAAGGCGGTTCACACTGTGAACCGCCGAGTAAGCAAAAAAATCACATCGCGTTTTTCGCCTTGCAAAACCGGTTTCGTTTTTAAACATTTTCCACCCAATCTTGGACAAGGTGAGTTGTGGATGAAAAGGCTTGCAATCGCTTTAATCGCAATCTTATTGCTTTTCGGCTGCACCGTGCCGAAAAAGCCGTCAGGCAATGACAATAATGCGGCTGTAAATCCCCCAGTTGGAGTTGATTTGATGAAAAACGTTGTGGAAAAAGGCGACACTGTCAAAGCCGACTACATTGGCACGTTTGTCGACGGCAACAAGTTTGATTCTTCGATTGACCGGAAAGAGCCGCTGGAATTCGTGGCCGGCGCCGGACAGATGATAAAAGGCTTTGACGCCGCAGTCATTGGCATGAAATTGAACGATGAGAAGAACATAACTCTCCAGCCCAAGGACGCGTACGGCGAAAAGGACCAAAGCCTGGTCAAGCAGGTTCCGAAATCCAATCTTACCGACCAGAACATTTCACCCGAAGTCGGCATGACCTTGTTCGCGAACGGCCAGCAGATTGAAGTCACGGCAGTCGACGAGAACACAGTCACTTTGGACTTCAACAGCAGGATGGCGGGCAAAACCCTGAACTTCTGGCTCAAAGTGGTCGGAATAACCAAAAAGCGGGCTTAAACCAAGCCTGCCCCTCTTTTTTTATTCTTTATTTAACAGCTTTTGGTATGTTAGGATAAGCCGCCGGGCGGCAGAGGCATTGAGCTTTTGCGAAATGCCTCAACATCGCACGTTGGCGACGAAAACGCGCTGAAAGCGCGTAGGGCTATGCGAGTGAAACGAGCATAGTGCGTCGCACCAGACGGGCGATGACGTCTTGCGGGGGTGGCGGAGTGGTCTAACGCGCCAGCCTGGAACTGCCCTTTCTTTTCTTTGAAAAAGAAAAGAAAGTGCAAGGTGCCCAAAGAAAAGAAAACGGGCCATTGCCCGGAAAAGGCGCTTTGCAAGGCACCAACAAGCTGGTTTCCGCAAGGAAGCGCGAGTTCGAATCTCGTCCCCCGCGTGCCGCTTTCGGGCGGCAGTGCCGAAACCAAGGCGTATTGCTAATCGCAATACGCCGAGTAGGCTCAATCAGGCAAAAAGGCTATTAAGCTTTAGCAGAAAGAATTAATCTTACTCAAAGCGGGGTTACCCAAGCGGTTAACGGGAGCGGGTTGAGGGCCCGTAGCTTAGTGCTTACAGCGGTTCGAATCCGCTACCCCGCAAAAGAAAATTGCGTTCTGTTTTGACCCCCTGCTTTTATTTGAAAAAGGCAGGAGGGTTTGTATGATTAAGACAGAATCGCAGCTTTCAAACTACTTTTCTGGGTTCGAGGAACAGATAGGCAAGCACAACGCCCAGTTAATAATTGCTTTTGCCGAAAAGCACAGGGCGACCGTTACAGAGCCGAGCCTTCAACGAATTAGCACGGTTTGCATTCGTTTGAAGTCTATTGCCAAGTGGCTGAACAAGCCTCTGGACAGGCTAACCGAAGCCGACCTAATCAGGCTTAACACGGCAATGCGCGACAAGGGCATGAAGTCAAGCGCGGACTACCGGCAATGCCTAAAGCACTTTTTCAAGCTGACCGACAAAAAGCGTTTCTATGACCTCATTGAATCAGAATACCTGCGAAACGTCAAGAAAAAGGGCACAGACCAGCTTGTGGACGCGGAAGAATTTTGGAGTCAAAGCCAATGCAACGATTATCTCATGGAAAGCCTTAACCGTTCCAAAAGGCACGGTGCGTTTGCTGCAATTTGGTTGTCGTGTGGCATGAGGCCGCATGAAATAATGGGTTTGCATAAGGCAGACCTTGAATTGGATGGACAAAGCCTTGTAGTCAAGGTTCGGAGCGGCAAAACCGGCAAAAGAACAATCGTGTTAAACGGCAACGAAGGAACAGGGGTTTTTCGATATGTTGAGCCTTACCTTGACACTTTGAAAGACAACGAAAAGCTATTTTCCCTGACTTACAAGGCCGTTGAAAAATGCCACCACAACATTTGTGAAAAAATAGGCTTGCCGGAAGGCAAAAGCCGAAAGCTTTACATGAGCAGAAAACGGACTTTGACACGCTGGTATAACGAGTTTGGGCTTGTCAAGGCCGCCAAAATGTGCGGCCACGTGCAAGGCGGTCGGGCAATGAAACACTATTTGGACATGACCGACGAGGAATTGAAGGAAAACAAGCGGCCGGAACGCCTTGAAAACAAGGTTTGCCCCAATCCAAATTGCAAGCAAGTCAACGAACCGCTTAGCGGCCTATGCTCCAAATGCAGCAGCCCGCTGGACAGGGAACGCTTTGACGAGCTGATAAAAAGCAGCTTGGACGAACTGGTTGAAACAAAAATTGCGCTGGCAATCGTCAAACTCCAAAATGAAGCCCTGAAACTCAAAACCCAATAGGCTGCCCTTCATGTGCCAACAAAAAGGTTATAAATGCCAGACGATTTATTTACTGTATGAATAGTGCCGGAGCAGGCAATGTTGATGCAATAGCTGTTTTTGGTGTTGCCGGAGCGATTTTAGGCGCAATTTTTCCCATTTTTGGAACCAACACCGTCATAGTTGGGCTGTTTGCCGGCATAATAATAGGGTTCCTTATACAACGGGGGTGATTTTCTGGACACCCCAACATATATAGCAATTTTTGGGCTGTTTGCAGTTCTCCTTCTAATATACCGAAAATTCGTTCTGAAAAAAGAACTGTCATACAGAATTTATTTTGTGGTTATTCTCGGAACGTTATCTGTTGCAGAAGCCACGTCCGCAATCATTTTGTATTTTTTTAATTTGGATTTGGGGATTATAAGCAAAGATTTGCTGTTTGTCGTTGCGGGTGGCTTAATGCTTTTGTTTTCTTTGGGTTTTGTTTTTCGGGAAATTCGCGAGACCGAAAAATAAGGTTAAGAGCGCTGGAAAAAGGAAAGAAAGGCACATTAGCGGTAGACTAAAACTAATTCTTGCGTTTTCTATTTGAAGTCCTTCTTTTTGCTTTTGTCTTATAAACTTCGTTTACCAACTTGTTAGAGTAATAACCCCTAATATCTATGCCCAATTCTTCACATGCTTTTTTTCTGGATTTGCCTTGCCGCTTTTTATTTAAAAGCCTTTTTTTCAAATATTCTCGGTTGTGTTCTGGGCGAATGCCAGAAACCAAAATTTTTTGCACCTTGTTAAACTGTCTTTTCTTAATTATCGACTTTTTCGACTCACAATAAAACCCATTTCTAAGAATATAACTGATTGAGCTAACTGGCATTTTCATTATTTCCGCTGTTTTTCTGATTTCAAATTCTTCCAAAAAGACCTCAAAAATATGTCTAACCTTGTTGGCTGCTTTCTTATCAATAGTCAAAACCTGTATTACCTTCTTTTCTAGTTTATAGCCTAGCGGGGCACGCCACAAAATTTTATTGCTCATACTAATCACACTAGTTCTAACTGGGTTTTAAACCAATATGTGGGGTGGCTTCTTGAACAGTATTCGTCAAACTTTTTTAGAAATGTTTTTCTTGGTCAAAGGGGGTATACTATGGGGATGATTATGCCATCACAAAAACGATTCGGGAAAAAAATGAAACTTTGCGTTAGCGAGGCAATGTTTGCCCGTTTGCAAAAACTCGCCAAAAAAGAGGAGACGACAATTGCGGAAATCGTTCGCGCCACCCTGAAAAGGGAAGTAGGGGCGGAATTATGACCTTGTTCGCTGGAATTCCTGTGGAGAAAATTCGAAAAAGTGCGGAACTCCGCGAGGCGTTCCTTGAACTCAAAAAGGCTTTCGAGCCGGGGCGCATTGAAAAATAAAAAAAGGCGAGGCCCTGCAAGACCTCGGCCAAAAAGAAGGTATGCCAATGCAGATTACGATTTCTAGAAATAAAAGCACGGGGCTGGCGCTTTACGACGGCAAAGCCTGCGCGGTTTGCGGGGCAACGAAAGGAGGGGCAAAACGTTGGGTGTTTGTGTTTTCATACTGTCAAAAAGCCAAGGTTTGCGGCCCGTGCGTTTTTCAAATAGGCCCAGCAAATGTTTCCGAGTGGCTTGAAAAAAAAGCTGTTTTTGACAAAAAAGGCTATTTGACCGGCTTTCGGCCGGGGGTGGTCGTCCCGTGACCTCTACACCGGATGAAACAACAACGCTTGAAGAGAGCAGGCGAGTTTCGGAATTGAAGCACCTGAGCAAGGAAGCTTTTTTGATACAGATTACCGCAACGGAAAAGAAGATTCAGGAAGCTTTAGTAGCTGTGAAAAAACTCCATGCCAATGCCGAAATTATTTTGCAGGGAACCGCACTTGGCAAATTTGGAAAACTCGCAGACAAAGCTTTTACAGTTCTTCAAAAAAATGGCCAATTTTCAACAAACGATGCTAGCAAATTTGGCGTATTTGGTTCAAGAGACCTGGACAAACTCTTCACTGAAATCTCAAAACGTTATCCTGAAGTGCGAACACAAAAAACCACGTTGTACGGCTCCAACCAGAAAATTCGGGTCGCAGTAATTGACGTACACGAGTTCGAAAAGGCAAAATCTGGGCCTTACAATGACATTCGCAATTTTGTCGTTGAGAAAAATCCGACACGTGACCAACTCATTGAAAAGTTTGGCTGGGGCGAAAAAGTCGCTAATGATACAATCGCATTGCTTGCGCGGAAGGGAATGCTTTGCTGGTCAGATGGCAGATATTCCTGGGAGGACGCTCAACTAGTCTGAGGGAGTTGGGTTGTTGTAGAGTAGTATAGTAGAGTTGAAAACATATATCTCAACTAACTCCCCCCTACTTAGTTGGGTACGTTATAGGTCTATGAAAAATTATGAGAGAAAAGGAATGTTCCCAACTGGTTAAGGGGAGTTGGGTATTTTGTAAGGTGTTTTTGTGAAAAAGTCTGAAACTCAGCTTGTCCGAACAAACCTTTTGTTGCCTGAGTCTTGCCGGGCTGTGTTGAGGTTAGTTGGCTCTGGTAGCTTGTCAAAAGGTTGCAGAATTTTGGCACAGCAGGCGATTAAAACAGAGTTTGCGGCTGGCAGGCCGCGAAAATTTGACGGCGGGAAAGGCAA
It encodes:
- the guaA gene encoding glutamine-hydrolyzing GMP synthase, whose product is MQEQKGIVVIDFGAQYAHLIARRVREMNVFSEIKEPTVSEKELENCCGIILSGGPNSVYDRNAPPFNRKILGLGKPVLGICYGHQLMAQALGGTVSAGKTKEYGSAFLHVKKSEGLFHLLQGNEKVWMSHGDTVEKLPEGFEVIGSTDDCEAAAVADAGRKFFGLQFHPEVTHTENGMQILKNFVFDVCGCDANWTMENYLSREIIEIVRAVGDRKVFSLVSGGVDSTVALALVSKALPRDRVFALHVDTGFMRRNESKSVKKAFKKLGLCDVTTVDASKRFFAALKGVFDPEEKRKIIGNLFVEIMQAEIEKLGLNHEQWVLCQGTIYPDTIETAGTKFASKIKTHHNRVPVIEEMIAKGIVIEPLKQLYKDEVRALGESIGLPNEMVLRHPFPGPGLAIRALCSNGKSDSSAKEIAAIEKKASGICAESGLRPKVLPLKSVGVQGDSRSYKHVMALFGKSGWKALEFVSTRITNEVPEVNRVVYCVNREKAESINLFAKDLNAKRIELLQEMDEIVMKLVEKQGLMNEIWQFPTVLIPVGTDCRRRESIVLRPVQSREAMTAKFFPLPEKFVKKLLEKVPKTKISGVYVDITHKPPATIEWE
- a CDS encoding peptidylprolyl isomerase, with amino-acid sequence MKNVVEKGDTVKADYIGTFVDGNKFDSSIDRKEPLEFVAGAGQMIKGFDAAVIGMKLNDEKNITLQPKDAYGEKDQSLVKQVPKSNLTDQNISPEVGMTLFANGQQIEVTAVDENTVTLDFNSRMAGKTLNFWLKVVGITKKRA
- a CDS encoding site-specific integrase — translated: MIKTESQLSNYFSGFEEQIGKHNAQLIIAFAEKHRATVTEPSLQRISTVCIRLKSIAKWLNKPLDRLTEADLIRLNTAMRDKGMKSSADYRQCLKHFFKLTDKKRFYDLIESEYLRNVKKKGTDQLVDAEEFWSQSQCNDYLMESLNRSKRHGAFAAIWLSCGMRPHEIMGLHKADLELDGQSLVVKVRSGKTGKRTIVLNGNEGTGVFRYVEPYLDTLKDNEKLFSLTYKAVEKCHHNICEKIGLPEGKSRKLYMSRKRTLTRWYNEFGLVKAAKMCGHVQGGRAMKHYLDMTDEELKENKRPERLENKVCPNPNCKQVNEPLSGLCSKCSSPLDRERFDELIKSSLDELVETKIALAIVKLQNEALKLKTQ